In the Juglans microcarpa x Juglans regia isolate MS1-56 chromosome 6D, Jm3101_v1.0, whole genome shotgun sequence genome, one interval contains:
- the LOC121235685 gene encoding protein DJ-1 homolog B-like produces MALRHLGLHSSLLRISHLNSILSPKKRFLSVSASMASPARKVLVPIANGTEPMEAVITIDVLRRSGADVTVASVEKQLPVDAGQGVKIVADALISDCGDGGFDLITLPGGMPGATNLRDCAILESLVKKQAADGRLYSAVCASPAVALGPWGVLKGLKATCHPSFMEQLAPCATAVESRVQLDGMVVTSRGPGTTMEYAVALIEQLYGKEKANEVSGPLVMRSNHGDEYTVRELNPVEWAFNDCPKILVPIANGTEEMEAVMIIGILRRAKANVVVASVEDKLEILASRKVKLVADVLLDDATNHSFDLIVLPGGLGGAQAFANSEKLVNLLKKQREINRPYGAICASPALVLEPHGLLKGRKATAFPALCNKLSDQSEVENRVVVDGTLITSRGPGTSMEFALAIVEKLFGRQKALELAKTMVFLQP; encoded by the exons ATGGCGTTGCGTCATTTGGGCCTTCACTCCTCTCTCTTGCGCATTTCTCACTTGAACAGTATCCTTTCTCCCAAGAAGCGCTTCCTCTCCGTCTCGGCATCAATGGCTTCTCCTGCTCGGAAG GTTTTGGTTCCGATTGCTAACGGCACTGAGCCAATGGAAGCGGTGATTACGATCGACGTTTTGCGAAGATCCGGGGCTGACGTTACGGTGGCTTCAGTAGAAAAGCAGCTTCCCGTCGATGCTGGCCAGGGCGTGAAGATTGTTGCCGATGCTTTGATTTCTGATTGCGGCGATGGCGGCTTCGATCTCATCACTCTACCT GGAGGCATGCCGGGGGCTACCAACCTTAGAGATTGTGCCATTCTGGAAAGCTTGGTGAAGAAGCAGGCGGCTGATGGGCGGCTTTACTCTGCAGTATGTGCTTCACCTGCTGTGGCGCTTGGGCCATGGGGTGTGTTGAAGGGCTTGAAA GCAACCTGTCATCCATCGTTTATGGAACAATTAGCCCCCTGTGCGACTGCGGTTGAATCAAGAGTGCAATTGGATGGCATGGTTGTGACAAGTCGTGGACCTGGAACTACTATGGAATATGCTGTTGCACTGATAGAGCAATTGTATGGGAAAGAGAAAGCAAATGAAGTTTCTGGGCCACTG GTTATGCGTTCAAACCATGGGGATGAATATACTGTAAGGGAGCTAAATCCGGTGGAGTGGGCATTTAATGATTGCCCTAAG ATTCTTGTACCTATTGCCAATGGCACTGAGGAAATGGAAGCTGTTATGATCATTGGTATTCTACGCCGAGCAAAAGCAAATGTTGTGGTGGCCTCTGTTGAGGATAAACTAGAAATTTTGGCTTCTCGCAAAGTTAAACTCGTGGCAGATGTGCTCCTAGATGATGCTACTAATCATTCGTTTGACCTAATAGTATTGCCC GGTGGACTTGGTGGTGCCCAAGCATTCGCAAACTCTGAAAAACTAGTGAACCTGCTCAAGAAGCAGAGGGAAATAAATAGACCTTATGGAGCAATATGTGCATCCCCAGCTTTAGTCTTGGAGCCCCATGGCTTACTCAAG GGTAGAAAGGCTACAGCTTTTCCTGCACTTTGCAACAAGCTGTCGGATCAGAGTGAAGTTGAAAACAGGGTTGTGGTCGATGGTACACTCATCACCAGCAGAGGGCCGGGAACTTCGATGGAGTTTGCACTTGCAATTGTGGAGAAGCTGTTTGGGCGCCAGAAAGCACTAGAGCTCGCCAAGACGATGGTTTTCCTACAACCATAG